A part of Kitasatospora acidiphila genomic DNA contains:
- a CDS encoding GNAT family N-acetyltransferase: MSWLPDDFVHPVLVPLPGGGHHLRPIREADTPLDYPAVMGSRERLWTIFGPAWGWPAATMTYEADQADLLRHEKEIAAHQSFNYALFDAAETALLGCVYIDPPEKAGADGEISWWVVDELVGSKVEQALDALVPQWIAADWPFEQPRFIGREISWASWLTLPAHPDA, translated from the coding sequence ATGAGCTGGCTTCCCGATGACTTCGTCCACCCCGTCCTGGTACCGCTGCCGGGCGGCGGCCATCACTTGCGGCCGATCCGGGAGGCGGACACCCCGCTCGACTATCCGGCCGTGATGGGCTCGCGCGAGCGGCTGTGGACCATCTTCGGCCCGGCCTGGGGCTGGCCCGCAGCCACCATGACCTACGAGGCCGACCAGGCCGACCTGTTGCGGCACGAGAAGGAGATCGCCGCACACCAGTCCTTCAACTACGCGCTGTTCGACGCGGCCGAGACGGCCCTGCTCGGCTGCGTCTACATCGACCCACCGGAGAAGGCCGGCGCGGACGGCGAGATCTCCTGGTGGGTGGTGGACGAGCTGGTCGGCAGCAAGGTCGAGCAGGCCCTGGACGCGCTGGTGCCGCAGTGGATCGCCGCCGACTGGCCGTTCGAGCAGCCGCGCTTCATCGGCCGCGAGATCTCCTGGGCGAGCTGGCTCACCCTGCCGGCGCACCCCGACGCGTAA